Proteins encoded together in one uncultured Desulfobacter sp. window:
- the hutH gene encoding histidine ammonia-lyase, which translates to MNDPVSLNGQNLTLGQLVDIARDGKNVAVSKNSESRIKKARTLVEQWVKAGKRIYGVTTGFGALSNVNISFEDTKTLQRNILLSHAAGVGNGMDDDVVRAMMAVRINDFCRGNSGLRLETIKTLSLILNAGIIPVVPEKGSVGASGDLVPMAHLSLVLIGEGEAVVGGVRMPGSQALAAKNIEPLELGAGEGLALINGTQFMLALGCLALHDALNLCKHADIAASMSLETLMGTRAAFDPRIHNARPHLGQMKAASDMMKITQNSEIISSHRDCSRIQDAYTLRCSPQVHGASWDAFNYVERVIRVEMNASTENPLIFPESGEFLSGGNFHGQPLALACDFLGIAIAELANISERRVERLVNPQLSGLPAFLVKDTGLNSGFMIAQYVAASLVSENKVLAHPACVDSIPTSANKEDHVSMGATAARKCRDIVENSEQVIAIELLCGAQAIDTFTNLKAGKGTMAAYETIRSKVPCMTKDRFLSADIAAVRTLLHSGRIVRAVEDAVGKLY; encoded by the coding sequence ATGAATGATCCTGTTTCGCTCAATGGGCAGAATCTTACCCTTGGTCAACTGGTCGATATTGCCCGGGACGGCAAAAACGTTGCTGTTTCCAAAAATTCTGAAAGCCGGATTAAAAAGGCCCGTACCCTGGTGGAACAATGGGTGAAAGCCGGCAAGCGTATTTATGGCGTGACCACGGGATTCGGGGCATTGTCCAATGTGAATATTTCATTTGAGGATACAAAAACGTTGCAGCGCAATATCCTTTTATCCCATGCCGCAGGTGTGGGCAATGGCATGGATGATGATGTGGTCAGGGCGATGATGGCAGTGCGGATCAATGATTTTTGCCGGGGAAATTCAGGACTGCGCCTTGAAACCATAAAAACACTTTCCCTGATTCTCAATGCCGGTATCATTCCTGTGGTGCCTGAAAAGGGGTCGGTGGGTGCCAGTGGGGATCTTGTGCCCATGGCCCACCTGTCTTTAGTGCTCATCGGCGAAGGAGAGGCCGTTGTCGGCGGGGTGCGCATGCCCGGCAGCCAGGCCCTGGCTGCAAAAAATATTGAACCTTTGGAGCTAGGTGCAGGGGAAGGGCTTGCGCTGATTAACGGTACCCAATTCATGCTTGCTTTGGGGTGTCTTGCCCTTCATGATGCGTTAAATCTTTGTAAACATGCGGATATTGCCGCTTCCATGAGTCTTGAAACCCTGATGGGTACACGCGCCGCCTTTGATCCAAGAATTCATAATGCACGGCCCCATTTAGGGCAGATGAAAGCGGCCTCCGATATGATGAAGATCACCCAGAATTCTGAAATCATCTCCTCCCACAGGGATTGTTCCAGAATTCAGGATGCCTATACCCTGCGGTGTTCCCCCCAGGTCCATGGCGCATCCTGGGATGCATTCAATTATGTGGAACGGGTGATCCGGGTCGAGATGAACGCCTCCACGGAAAATCCGTTGATTTTTCCGGAATCCGGAGAATTCCTTTCCGGGGGCAACTTTCACGGCCAGCCTTTGGCCTTGGCCTGTGATTTTTTAGGCATTGCCATAGCCGAACTTGCAAATATTTCCGAGCGCCGGGTTGAGCGCTTGGTCAATCCTCAACTTTCCGGGCTTCCTGCCTTTTTGGTCAAAGATACAGGGCTTAATTCCGGATTTATGATTGCCCAATATGTTGCCGCTTCCCTGGTCTCTGAAAACAAGGTGCTTGCACACCCGGCCTGCGTGGACTCCATTCCCACCTCGGCCAACAAAGAGGATCATGTCTCCATGGGCGCTACGGCCGCACGCAAATGCCGGGACATCGTGGAGAACTCAGAGCAGGTTATTGCCATTGAACTTTTATGCGGTGCCCAGGCGATCGATACGTTCACAAATCTTAAGGCCGGTAAAGGCACCATGGCCGCCTATGAAACCATTCGCAGCAAAGTGCCGTGCATGACAAAGGACCGATTTCTGTCAGCGGATATTGCCGCCGTTCGAACGCTTTTGCACAGCGGCCGGATTGTTCGGGCCGTGGAGGATGCTGTGGGTAAACTCTATTAG
- a CDS encoding universal stress protein, producing the protein MKILVGYKGTNIGQELLKLAAEHAKAFNATVLVVTSMLEGTEKDQKKILEAENNLDQAQVFFKDQGLTCEKHLLIRGMEAGEDIVAFANEKNVEEIIIGVKSRSNVGKLLFGSTAQTVILEADCPVVSVR; encoded by the coding sequence ATGAAAATTCTCGTTGGATATAAAGGTACCAATATCGGGCAGGAACTGCTCAAGCTTGCCGCAGAGCATGCAAAAGCGTTTAATGCAACGGTGCTGGTTGTCACTTCCATGTTGGAGGGAACTGAAAAGGACCAGAAAAAAATCCTGGAAGCAGAAAATAACCTGGACCAGGCACAGGTTTTTTTCAAAGACCAGGGATTAACCTGTGAAAAACATCTTCTGATACGTGGCATGGAGGCCGGGGAGGACATTGTTGCGTTTGCAAATGAAAAAAATGTGGAAGAAATTATCATTGGCGTAAAAAGCCGTTCAAATGTAGGAAAATTATTGTTTGGTTCCACGGCGCAAACAGTGATTCTTGAGGCGGACTGTCCGGTTGTCAGTGTAAGGTAA
- the murJ gene encoding murein biosynthesis integral membrane protein MurJ — translation MTQTSTFKKIGFASFIMMASAFASRIIGLVRETAIAWMGGASTGVDAYQVAFVIPEILNHVVASGFLSITFIPIFTRYLAENKEIEGYRVFSVILNCFGSVLLIFIILSMVFAPELICVLAPGLKNGPAFDLAVRMTRIIIPAQLFFFAGGLFNAIQFSKERFLFPALVPLVYNTGIIAGGILLYPVLGMEGFAWGVLAGAFCGSFLLQLFGAKKVGLIYMPIFNFRHPDMIKYVLLTLPLMLGLTMTFSTEILMKFFGSFLNEGSISALNYALRIMFILVGLFGNAVGVASYPFMAKIAAKKDFSGLNAIINQTLKYIFIVMPFSVVFMILNKEVVAILFQRGAFDAHDAALTSGVLPYFMAGAFAFSAQTIVSRGFFAVQNTLFPALFSTVCVALSLPLLYFAMTAMGIKGVALGLSLSVIITTGTLFEVWSRRTQNAGRSEVYTFFGLMLLVSIAVWLILKIVYTEIIHIIPTTGFFAHIFICIIVGTLFLIILAGIGKFFKIREVNTLYTKVLKKTGLLKKTINGKR, via the coding sequence ATGACACAAACCTCAACTTTTAAAAAAATCGGATTTGCCTCATTTATCATGATGGCTTCGGCATTTGCCAGCAGGATTATCGGTCTTGTGCGCGAAACCGCCATTGCCTGGATGGGCGGTGCAAGCACAGGCGTCGACGCGTACCAGGTAGCGTTTGTGATCCCTGAAATTTTGAACCATGTGGTGGCGTCAGGTTTTTTATCCATTACCTTCATCCCCATCTTTACCCGTTATCTTGCTGAAAATAAAGAAATAGAAGGATATCGGGTTTTTTCCGTTATTCTGAATTGTTTTGGTTCAGTTCTTTTAATTTTTATCATCCTTTCCATGGTTTTTGCACCCGAACTGATTTGTGTACTTGCTCCCGGACTTAAAAACGGCCCGGCCTTTGACCTTGCCGTCCGCATGACCCGGATTATTATCCCGGCCCAGCTTTTCTTTTTTGCCGGCGGCCTGTTCAATGCCATACAATTCTCAAAGGAACGGTTTCTTTTCCCCGCTCTTGTACCATTGGTTTACAATACCGGTATTATTGCGGGCGGGATACTTTTGTATCCGGTTCTGGGTATGGAAGGCTTTGCCTGGGGTGTGCTTGCAGGCGCATTTTGCGGCAGTTTCCTGCTTCAACTGTTTGGCGCCAAAAAGGTCGGCCTGATTTATATGCCAATTTTTAATTTCAGGCATCCTGATATGATCAAATACGTATTGTTAACGTTACCCCTGATGCTTGGCCTGACCATGACCTTTTCCACGGAAATCTTGATGAAATTCTTTGGGTCGTTTTTAAACGAGGGAAGCATTTCTGCCTTGAATTACGCCCTTCGCATTATGTTTATACTGGTAGGGCTCTTCGGCAATGCTGTTGGTGTAGCCTCCTATCCGTTCATGGCAAAAATTGCGGCCAAAAAAGATTTTTCCGGCCTAAATGCCATCATCAATCAAACCCTTAAATACATCTTCATTGTGATGCCCTTCTCTGTTGTTTTTATGATTCTAAATAAAGAGGTTGTGGCCATTTTATTCCAGCGCGGGGCATTTGACGCCCATGATGCAGCCCTAACATCAGGGGTGCTGCCGTATTTCATGGCTGGAGCATTTGCTTTTTCCGCCCAGACCATCGTTTCCCGAGGGTTCTTTGCCGTTCAAAACACATTATTCCCGGCCCTTTTTTCCACTGTGTGCGTGGCATTAAGTCTGCCGCTGCTCTATTTTGCAATGACCGCCATGGGGATCAAAGGCGTGGCTTTGGGACTGTCTTTGTCCGTGATCATTACTACAGGCACCTTATTTGAAGTATGGAGCAGAAGAACCCAAAACGCGGGACGATCAGAGGTCTACACGTTCTTTGGTCTAATGCTATTGGTCAGTATCGCGGTATGGCTGATTCTAAAAATAGTATATACTGAAATTATTCATATAATACCGACCACCGGTTTTTTTGCCCATATATTCATATGTATTATTGTCGGCACGTTATTTTTAATCATTCTGGCAGGTATTGGAAAATTTTTTAAAATCAGAGAGGTCAATACGCTTTATACCAAAGTCCTGAAAAAGACGGGGTTGCTCAAAAAAACAATCAATGGAAAACGTTGA
- a CDS encoding YqgE/AlgH family protein: MNDQITQNMKGKFIMAIPGLPDPNFAQTVTCLCEHNESGALGFIVNKVHPLLTGRELFEDLGITCNDSIDKTDIFLGGPVQPSGVFVLHCGPFEWNETLKICDWLALSNSRDILEAIAMGKGPDTFMILLGCAGWGPMQLDNELADSAWLTCDMSREIMFDTKPDLKYEKAMMLI; this comes from the coding sequence ATGAACGACCAGATTACACAAAATATGAAAGGTAAATTCATCATGGCCATTCCCGGCCTTCCGGATCCTAATTTTGCACAGACCGTCACCTGTCTTTGTGAGCATAATGAATCCGGTGCCCTCGGCTTTATTGTCAATAAAGTCCACCCGTTACTTACCGGTCGAGAGCTTTTTGAAGATTTAGGCATTACCTGCAATGATAGTATCGATAAAACAGATATTTTTCTTGGCGGTCCGGTTCAGCCTTCAGGTGTCTTTGTACTTCATTGCGGCCCGTTTGAGTGGAATGAAACCCTTAAAATTTGCGACTGGCTGGCGTTGAGTAATTCCCGGGATATCCTGGAAGCCATTGCCATGGGAAAGGGACCTGACACCTTTATGATCCTTCTGGGTTGCGCAGGGTGGGGGCCTATGCAGTTAGACAATGAACTTGCCGATTCGGCCTGGCTCACCTGTGATATGTCCAGGGAAATCATGTTTGATACCAAACCGGACCTGAAATATGAAAAAGCCATGATGTTGATCTGA
- a CDS encoding metalloregulator ArsR/SmtB family transcription factor encodes MEIIKQFKALSDPTRLRLLFILEHFELNVNEIVSVVNMVQSGVSRHLKILLEAGLLVSRKDGSFMYYTTNKKGYNRELAVLACRQLESDPVFQEDLARTQQCITLRKNKSRRFFKTAAPRWDRLKKQILGNFNPTLVFEPHLQEASIIADLGCGTGEMLAALLDSGKKTLIGVDVSPEMLEQARLRLPESSNLELRIGELEHLPMREQEADAALMSMVLYHVSEPEKAIQEVYRVLNPGGLFLLVDFLKHNQEQIKDIIGGVWLGFTRRQISGWMDRTGFNLKHIESYPVEKTLTLNFYLAQK; translated from the coding sequence ATGGAAATCATAAAACAGTTTAAGGCCTTATCTGATCCCACCCGGTTGCGGCTTTTGTTTATCCTGGAGCATTTTGAACTCAATGTGAATGAAATTGTCTCCGTGGTGAACATGGTGCAGTCCGGGGTATCCCGGCATTTGAAAATTCTACTTGAAGCAGGCTTGCTGGTTTCTCGTAAAGACGGCAGCTTCATGTACTATACCACGAATAAAAAAGGATATAACCGGGAACTTGCCGTCCTTGCCTGCAGACAGCTTGAAAGCGATCCTGTATTTCAGGAAGATCTGGCCCGCACACAGCAATGTATTACGCTGAGAAAAAATAAATCTCGACGTTTTTTTAAGACCGCTGCGCCTCGGTGGGACCGCTTGAAAAAACAGATTCTTGGTAATTTTAATCCCACCCTTGTGTTTGAACCTCATCTTCAAGAGGCCTCAATTATTGCTGATCTCGGTTGTGGTACCGGTGAGATGCTTGCAGCTCTCCTTGACAGTGGAAAAAAGACCCTTATCGGCGTGGATGTCTCTCCTGAAATGCTTGAACAGGCCAGGCTTCGATTGCCGGAAAGCTCAAATTTAGAGCTTCGCATCGGAGAGCTGGAACATCTTCCCATGCGTGAACAGGAGGCTGATGCCGCGTTGATGAGTATGGTGTTGTACCACGTGTCTGAACCTGAAAAGGCGATTCAGGAAGTATACCGGGTTCTTAACCCCGGAGGCTTGTTTCTTTTGGTGGATTTTTTAAAACACAATCAGGAACAGATCAAAGATATTATCGGCGGTGTTTGGCTGGGTTTTACCCGTCGGCAGATTTCAGGGTGGATGGATCGGACAGGTTTTAATTTGAAGCATATTGAATCCTATCCGGTTGAAAAAACATTGACCTTAAATTTTTATCTAGCACAAAAATAA
- a CDS encoding mannose-1-phosphate guanylyltransferase/mannose-6-phosphate isomerase — protein sequence MIYPVILAGGSGTRLWPMSRSLYPKQLINLYNAHTMLQNTLLRFSGLNDLGAPVVICNENHRFMTAEQIRQIDINDFKIILEPAARNTAPAIALAALILDGQPKSEHQDDPVMLVLPADHEIKNIEAFHAIIESGEQLARQGKLVTFGIVSSSPETGYGYIKKGDRVDSSNPAFMIDRFVEKPDYETAVSYLESGDFCWNSGMFMFKASAVISELGAFAPDMLEKCRTAIKHGTMDLDFFRVDKAEFEAIVEDSIDYAVMEKTANGVVIPLDAGWNDLGSFDALWQTGDKDECNNVTSGDVLVHNVTDTYIHSDSRLVAAVGLEKFVIVDTKDAVLVAPRDQVQDVKKIVAQLKSQDRMEAVCHAKVYRPWGDYETIDMADRYQVKRITVKPGAKLSLQKHYHRAEHWTVVSGTAIVTKGTEEILLKEDQSIYIPLGTMHRLENPGKIPLELIEVQSGPYLGEDDIVRFDDVYGRGKESDTK from the coding sequence ATGATTTATCCTGTTATTTTGGCCGGCGGTTCCGGGACCAGGCTGTGGCCCATGTCCAGATCTTTGTATCCCAAGCAGCTCATTAATTTGTACAATGCGCATACCATGCTGCAAAATACCCTTTTACGGTTTTCAGGCCTTAATGACCTCGGCGCGCCGGTGGTTATATGCAATGAGAACCACAGATTCATGACTGCGGAACAAATCCGCCAGATTGATATCAACGATTTTAAGATCATTCTTGAACCGGCTGCCAGGAATACGGCCCCGGCTATTGCGCTGGCAGCTTTGATACTTGATGGTCAGCCCAAGTCCGAGCATCAGGATGACCCTGTGATGCTGGTACTGCCCGCAGACCATGAAATTAAAAATATTGAAGCCTTTCATGCCATCATTGAGTCGGGTGAGCAACTGGCCCGGCAAGGAAAATTGGTCACCTTCGGCATCGTTTCATCATCACCGGAAACAGGCTATGGGTATATCAAAAAAGGAGATCGCGTTGACAGTTCAAATCCGGCCTTTATGATTGACCGGTTTGTGGAAAAGCCCGATTATGAAACAGCGGTATCCTATCTTGAATCAGGCGATTTCTGCTGGAATTCAGGCATGTTCATGTTCAAGGCCTCTGCTGTTATTTCCGAACTTGGGGCTTTTGCCCCGGACATGCTTGAAAAGTGTCGCACAGCGATTAAACATGGAACTATGGATTTAGATTTTTTCAGGGTGGATAAAGCAGAATTTGAGGCCATTGTCGAGGATTCCATTGATTACGCCGTTATGGAGAAAACAGCAAACGGTGTTGTCATTCCCCTTGATGCCGGATGGAATGATTTGGGTTCCTTTGACGCCTTGTGGCAGACCGGTGACAAGGATGAATGCAATAATGTGACCAGCGGAGATGTATTGGTGCACAATGTCACGGATACGTACATTCATTCCGACAGCCGTCTTGTGGCAGCCGTGGGCCTTGAAAAATTTGTGATTGTAGACACCAAGGATGCTGTGCTGGTGGCCCCCAGAGATCAGGTTCAGGATGTCAAGAAAATAGTTGCCCAGCTGAAGTCCCAGGACAGAATGGAAGCGGTTTGTCATGCCAAAGTTTACCGGCCCTGGGGTGATTATGAGACCATCGATATGGCAGATAGATACCAGGTAAAGCGCATCACCGTAAAGCCCGGGGCTAAACTGTCTTTGCAGAAACATTATCACCGGGCAGAGCACTGGACCGTTGTATCCGGGACAGCTATTGTAACCAAAGGCACTGAAGAGATTCTTTTGAAAGAAGACCAGTCTATTTATATTCCCCTTGGCACCATGCATCGTCTGGAAAATCCGGGGAAAATTCCCCTGGAACTGATAGAGGTTCAATCGGGTCCATACCTGGGAGAAGATGATATTGTCAGGTTTGATGATGTATATGGGCGTGGAAAAGAATCCGACACTAAATAA
- a CDS encoding metal-dependent hydrolase: MKLRYFSHSAFQITCDDGSKILIDPFLDNNPTSPVKAEDVEADYILVSHGHWDHLGDTLSIADRCNALCICENELGSYLGTKGLNVHRMHIGGAFMFDFGRVKLTQALHSSVTPDNVCHGTPTGFVITINGITLYHTGDTGLFSDMKLIGQLDNIHTMMVPIGDNFTMGIEDAAMACEFVKPVQAVPMHYNTFDVIQANPQDFCAKISANGIECKIMNFGDQITI; the protein is encoded by the coding sequence ATGAAACTTAGATATTTTTCCCACTCCGCTTTTCAAATTACTTGTGATGACGGGTCAAAAATTCTGATTGACCCTTTTTTGGATAATAATCCCACATCTCCGGTCAAGGCCGAAGATGTGGAGGCCGACTATATTCTGGTCAGCCACGGTCATTGGGATCATCTTGGCGATACCCTGAGCATTGCCGATAGATGCAATGCGTTGTGCATCTGTGAAAACGAACTTGGCTCTTATTTGGGGACTAAGGGCCTTAACGTCCATAGAATGCACATCGGCGGCGCTTTTATGTTTGATTTCGGCAGGGTAAAGCTGACCCAGGCGCTTCACAGCTCCGTTACCCCGGATAATGTCTGCCACGGCACCCCCACAGGTTTTGTGATCACCATCAACGGCATCACCCTTTATCATACGGGAGACACCGGGTTGTTTTCCGATATGAAGCTTATTGGGCAGCTTGACAATATTCATACTATGATGGTGCCCATCGGCGATAATTTTACCATGGGAATTGAAGATGCCGCCATGGCTTGTGAATTTGTTAAACCGGTCCAGGCTGTTCCCATGCACTATAATACATTTGACGTGATCCAGGCCAATCCCCAAGATTTTTGCGCCAAAATCAGTGCTAACGGCATTGAATGTAAAATCATGAATTTTGGTGACCAGATCACTATTTAA
- the hutI gene encoding imidazolonepropionase, with the protein MPHAQLPWDTLFVHADIATMAHGRYNIIKDGAIGVSNGKIQWIGPYEKLQTDRTIAHEVINCKDQWILPGFVDCHTHLIWAGSRSNEFEMRLSGARYEQIAKQGGGIAATVKAVRDASADRLFTIASQRISHFLSRGTTCVEIKSGYGLDLENELKMLAVADRLNQQFPLHICPTFLGAHALPPEYKGRTDDYVDLIINTMLPGIKHQGIASAVDVFCESIAFSLAQTKRLFTAATDMGLPVKLHAEQLSDSGGAALAAQFNALSCDHLEYLSLDGVKAMAHAGVTAVLLPGAYYMLKQTRIPPVRDLIRLDVPMALATDLNPGTSPVYDMAAVMNMGCVLFGLTCEQALAGATINGAKALGLGNCKGSLETGKDADFVVWDIDSPADLSYQMGICCVNKVVITGKIAYNT; encoded by the coding sequence ATGCCCCATGCACAGTTACCCTGGGACACCCTGTTTGTTCATGCAGATATCGCCACCATGGCCCATGGCCGCTACAACATCATCAAAGATGGGGCCATTGGCGTGTCCAACGGAAAAATCCAGTGGATCGGCCCCTATGAAAAATTACAAACGGACCGAACCATTGCCCATGAAGTCATTAACTGCAAGGACCAGTGGATACTGCCCGGATTTGTGGACTGTCACACCCATTTGATCTGGGCCGGCTCCAGATCCAATGAATTTGAAATGCGCCTGTCCGGTGCAAGATACGAACAAATTGCAAAGCAGGGGGGCGGCATTGCGGCCACAGTTAAGGCGGTCCGTGACGCATCCGCAGACCGGCTCTTTACCATCGCATCCCAGCGTATCAGCCATTTTTTAAGCCGGGGCACCACCTGTGTAGAAATAAAATCCGGATATGGCCTGGATCTTGAGAATGAATTGAAGATGCTGGCCGTGGCAGATCGCCTGAATCAACAATTTCCTTTGCATATTTGCCCCACCTTTCTTGGCGCCCATGCCCTGCCCCCGGAATACAAAGGCCGTACTGACGACTATGTGGACCTTATCATCAACACCATGCTGCCCGGCATCAAACACCAGGGAATTGCCAGCGCAGTAGATGTATTCTGTGAATCAATCGCTTTTTCTTTAGCACAGACTAAACGACTATTTACCGCTGCCACAGATATGGGCCTGCCGGTCAAACTCCATGCCGAACAACTCTCTGATTCAGGTGGCGCAGCCCTTGCCGCACAATTTAACGCACTGTCCTGTGATCATCTGGAATACCTTTCCCTTGACGGCGTAAAAGCGATGGCCCATGCAGGTGTAACGGCCGTGCTTCTGCCCGGTGCTTATTACATGCTTAAACAGACACGTATACCGCCGGTGAGAGATCTTATCCGTCTGGACGTCCCCATGGCCCTGGCCACGGACCTAAATCCGGGCACAAGCCCGGTTTATGACATGGCCGCAGTGATGAACATGGGTTGTGTGCTGTTCGGGCTGACCTGTGAACAGGCCCTGGCCGGTGCCACCATCAACGGGGCAAAAGCCCTGGGACTTGGCAACTGCAAAGGCAGCCTGGAGACAGGAAAAGATGCAGACTTTGTGGTGTGGGATATTGATTCCCCTGCCGATCTGAGCTACCAGATGGGCATCTGCTGCGTAAACAAGGTTGTGATTACAGGCAAAATCGCATATAACACCTAA
- a CDS encoding metallophosphoesterase codes for MRIYAVADIHGKPEHMESIYGILDQYQPEFMVVPGDMTHFFNWSTVLSQLDSLPVPVLAIRGNTDLKRIEPRIEKAANITLLTPTPLQVKGFSFVGTSGALPFPFANKICLNENNRLAALPSPLEPDTVLVVHVPPKGACDRVGKKIHAGSRQLARFIKAASPSLVLCGHIHEDFGVNTLHQSTVVNCAIAGPGLGAIIDLEKNAPPRVNLLQSNTPQN; via the coding sequence ATGCGTATATATGCAGTTGCAGACATTCACGGCAAACCCGAACATATGGAATCCATTTACGGGATTTTAGACCAGTACCAGCCGGAGTTCATGGTTGTCCCGGGGGACATGACCCATTTTTTCAACTGGTCCACCGTTCTATCCCAGCTTGACAGCCTGCCGGTTCCTGTTCTTGCGATTCGGGGCAATACGGATTTAAAACGCATTGAACCCCGGATAGAAAAAGCAGCCAATATTACGCTGCTAACACCAACACCCCTTCAAGTTAAGGGTTTTTCGTTTGTCGGAACTTCGGGTGCCCTGCCTTTTCCCTTTGCCAACAAAATCTGCCTGAATGAAAATAACCGGCTTGCGGCCCTGCCCAGTCCCCTGGAACCGGATACGGTACTTGTCGTCCATGTGCCGCCAAAGGGGGCGTGCGACCGTGTGGGCAAAAAAATCCATGCCGGCAGCCGGCAGCTGGCCCGGTTTATCAAAGCCGCTTCCCCAAGCCTTGTACTTTGCGGTCATATCCACGAAGATTTCGGCGTTAACACCCTGCATCAAAGTACCGTGGTGAACTGTGCCATCGCAGGTCCGGGATTAGGAGCCATCATTGACCTTGAAAAAAATGCCCCCCCCAGGGTTAATCTTTTGCAATCCAATACACCCCAAAATTAA